From one Anopheles bellator chromosome 1, idAnoBellAS_SP24_06.2, whole genome shotgun sequence genomic stretch:
- the LOC131216708 gene encoding uncharacterized protein LOC131216708 — protein sequence MKKRLTIPLDRYHGQDGPRQRRNTLNRARYMVKKCLEADAERVDSVAGPSGISDVPASAVAVDVQDVPTTAADVPEIIEQTELEAESEDDDTDVSFDEVYDEDLSDEFDGEDVDPEIVEQTEPETTDERFRHALKEWFFLNNVRSVNTFC from the coding sequence ATGAAGAAACGACTGACCATCCCATTGGATCGCTACCATGGACAAGACGGTCCAAGACAGCGACGGAACACTTTAAACAGAGCGCGCTATATGGTGAAGAAATGCTTGGAAGCTGACGCAGAAAGGGTCGATAGTGTCGCCGGACCTTCCGGCATTTCCGATGTTcctgcttctgctgttgccgtAGACGTTCAGGACGTTCCTACCACCGCGGCCGATGTTCCGGAGATTATCGAACAGACCGAGTTAGAAGCAGAGTCAGAGGACGACGACACAGATGTTTCGTTCGATGAAGTTTACGACGAGGATCTGTCCGATGAGTTCGACGGAGAAGACGTGGACCCGGAAATCGTcgaacaaaccgaacccgaaaccaccGATGAACGTTTCCGGCACGCTCTGAAGGAGTGGTTTTTCCTGAACAACGTTCGGTCGGTCAACACGTTCTGTTAG